A genomic window from Candidatus Acididesulfobacter guangdongensis includes:
- a CDS encoding zinc-ribbon domain-containing protein: MESTENESVFKFAILIKSFEAFKQIKAIILLLITIIISAAIFVGTIREATVIAYRSGALSFFVLGIGIIIASIIFLIGYTAAGKILMEFAKTKSSIKIFDAIIFSIFSFFKIILSEIILFIIPFIAAVIIFIYFLIARIPAIGSLLAFIGIPAFTIIYAIILLGIVLISFMIAPMVFEGNTVKEIFVKTYALFKKHNTLIFGYFIFISIVSFMVGIIFFAFFTGSLSVVSSILMLNHPTYLFNSNSGMGFGGYGGYGNPMSSLMGLGSFSSIMMLGEFIGFGIAIIYMLLVVMQMVYMMLGQCYIYIDVMQDMDFNDAEVQFNSAASRVKSNIDKYKEKAANMSIKSNTNTGENSVDQKPAQTGHSKTEGEFIFCTSCGTKNPADAKFCENCGNKLG; this comes from the coding sequence ATGGAAAGTACCGAGAATGAATCCGTATTCAAATTTGCAATTTTAATCAAGTCTTTTGAAGCCTTCAAGCAAATAAAAGCAATTATTCTTTTGCTTATTACGATTATTATTTCAGCCGCTATTTTTGTGGGCACAATCAGAGAGGCAACCGTAATAGCATACAGGTCGGGAGCATTATCGTTTTTTGTTTTAGGTATCGGAATTATAATAGCTTCCATAATTTTTTTGATAGGATATACTGCGGCAGGCAAAATTTTAATGGAATTTGCTAAAACTAAATCTTCCATAAAGATTTTTGACGCAATTATATTTTCAATTTTTTCATTTTTTAAAATTATTCTTTCCGAAATAATATTGTTTATTATTCCTTTTATTGCGGCTGTAATTATTTTTATATATTTTTTAATTGCCAGAATACCTGCAATAGGTTCTCTTTTGGCGTTCATCGGCATTCCCGCATTTACAATAATTTACGCAATTATTCTCTTGGGTATAGTGCTGATATCTTTTATGATTGCCCCTATGGTATTTGAAGGCAACACTGTAAAAGAGATATTTGTTAAAACATACGCATTATTTAAAAAACACAACACGTTAATTTTTGGATATTTTATATTTATAAGCATCGTGTCTTTTATGGTAGGTATCATATTTTTTGCATTTTTTACAGGGTCTTTAAGTGTAGTATCCTCAATCTTAATGCTGAATCATCCGACATATTTATTTAATAGCAATAGCGGAATGGGATTTGGCGGATACGGCGGATACGGAAATCCGATGAGTTCCCTTATGGGGCTTGGTTCTTTTTCATCGATTATGATGTTAGGAGAGTTTATAGGATTTGGGATTGCCATTATATATATGCTTTTGGTTGTTATGCAAATGGTATATATGATGCTCGGTCAATGTTATATTTATATCGATGTTATGCAGGATATGGATTTTAATGATGCCGAAGTTCAATTTAATTCTGCAGCGTCAAGAGTAAAGTCCAATATTGACAAATATAAAGAAAAAGCTGCAAATATGAGCATAAAGAGCAATACAAATACCGGTGAAAATTCGGTTGACCAGAAACCGGCTCAAACAGGACATTCTAAAACTGAAGGCGAATTTATATTTTGCACAAGCTGTGGCACCAAGAATCCTGCCGACGCTAAATTTTGCGAAAACTGCGGTAATAAATTAGGCTAA
- a CDS encoding zinc ribbon domain-containing protein gives MFFCKNCGAKIDNDNAKFCPKCGQKFEPKQNDQPVKSTDNNANAAEKFNKAAHISQPPIADEIKKSDKNNNNINNNNINNKINSSSNPAPVGNIPHPVKIKKQQIKNNNSNKHGKGLLAVLIVLMVIVLGSAGTLIYFYKTGRLNKYKKEIYRVLHIKQNKSSHKKHQSSLNSSKTKSKKALKKSKVSKKKNETSKSQSSASVSPASSAVPQTAAQNSAPTYVYSNNVSTKHSYANSGNGLTLFKGSLASARAYITGISPLNNSGVGDAPAVIISNVLANGANAAQGKTIVLHSKFYAETPADFSSQSVKLTYEIYGNDFTAYNNSHVNVTKPGIYSVALSISVPADFPTGIYNYTLTVTSTATIEESAAANLKIQQ, from the coding sequence ATGTTTTTTTGTAAGAATTGCGGCGCAAAAATAGATAACGATAATGCCAAGTTCTGTCCTAAATGCGGGCAGAAATTTGAACCTAAACAGAATGATCAGCCGGTTAAAAGTACCGATAATAATGCGAACGCTGCCGAAAAATTTAATAAAGCGGCGCATATTTCACAGCCTCCTATTGCAGACGAAATTAAAAAATCTGATAAGAATAATAATAATATCAATAATAACAATATTAATAACAAGATAAATTCTTCGTCTAACCCTGCACCTGTCGGAAACATTCCGCATCCAGTTAAAATTAAGAAGCAGCAAATTAAAAATAACAATAGCAATAAACATGGGAAAGGATTGCTTGCCGTTCTTATCGTTCTTATGGTTATAGTGTTAGGCTCGGCAGGAACTCTTATATATTTTTATAAAACAGGCAGACTTAACAAATATAAAAAAGAGATATACAGGGTTCTGCATATTAAACAAAATAAATCAAGTCATAAAAAGCATCAATCTTCGCTAAATTCATCAAAGACAAAGTCGAAAAAAGCTTTAAAGAAATCTAAGGTATCTAAGAAAAAAAATGAAACATCAAAATCGCAATCCTCAGCCTCAGTTTCACCTGCGTCAAGCGCTGTCCCTCAAACTGCAGCGCAGAATTCTGCTCCTACTTATGTCTATAGTAATAATGTAAGCACAAAGCATTCATATGCTAACAGCGGCAACGGATTAACGCTTTTTAAAGGTTCTTTAGCTTCGGCAAGGGCTTATATAACCGGCATATCGCCCCTTAATAATTCAGGAGTGGGAGATGCGCCGGCTGTAATAATTTCAAATGTTTTAGCAAACGGAGCAAATGCAGCTCAGGGTAAGACTATCGTTCTGCATTCAAAATTTTACGCCGAAACTCCGGCTGATTTTTCTTCGCAAAGCGTGAAATTAACATATGAAATATACGGTAACGATTTTACAGCCTATAATAATTCACATGTTAATGTTACCAAACCGGGGATTTATTCGGTAGCATTGTCAATAAGCGTGCCTGCTGATTTTCCGACAGGGATTTACAACTATACCTTGACCGTAACTTCAACGGCTACTATAGAAGAGTCGGCGGCTGCTAATTTAAAAATTCAACAATGA
- a CDS encoding type II secretion system protein GspE, whose protein sequence is MISQIENRSCNYSNISKKRTESSNIGEMLVSNSLITREELDDAVSRQKLPVKPFIKILIDEGKIGESELVDFLSKAFCIDSVNINDLEIPKNIISSISPEMAVRFRVIPCKKENGFLYVATADPTINEIIDEISFYAGIPAQYLVTSYSQILSIISRYYNASFILKNGFGADGGNGENAWQTTKESDEISDISVNKSSAGAVEKYINKVISDAVEVGASDIHFEFYRKFSRIRFRTDGKLTEYSKITPATAKLNIISRIKNMANLDITEQRFPQDGRIAVSLGGHEVDIRVSCLPTMFGEKIVMRILNKSSLIFDINKIGFSQEHLKILKTAIHKPYGMILVTGPTGAGKTTTLYCILNELNNFDSLNISTAEDPIEYDFPGINQVQINEKLRNEKTNTYFNFAEVMRSFLRQDPDVIMVGEIRDTETALIAVQSALTGHLVLSTIHTNNASSTITRLINMKIENFLAASSLNLIIAQRLIRKLCMECKEELSNEAIKKLGIIADCNNYFKLYKAKGCPVCNNSGYKGRVPIYEMLNITHEISEMINNNATESEIEMIAVKNGMKTLSDSAKEKFFSGITSLEEIFPYLNKKID, encoded by the coding sequence ATGATTTCTCAGATAGAAAACAGGAGCTGTAATTATAGCAATATTTCTAAAAAGAGGACCGAGAGTTCTAATATTGGAGAAATGCTCGTTTCTAATTCTCTCATAACAAGGGAAGAATTAGATGATGCTGTAAGCAGACAAAAACTGCCTGTAAAACCGTTTATAAAAATACTTATAGATGAGGGAAAAATAGGTGAAAGTGAACTTGTAGATTTTTTATCAAAGGCTTTTTGCATAGATTCTGTTAATATAAACGATTTAGAAATTCCTAAAAATATAATAAGCAGCATTTCACCCGAAATGGCTGTAAGGTTCCGTGTTATACCATGTAAGAAAGAAAACGGTTTTTTATATGTGGCTACCGCCGACCCTACAATAAACGAAATAATAGATGAAATTTCTTTTTATGCCGGAATTCCGGCGCAGTATTTAGTGACATCTTATTCACAGATACTAAGCATTATTTCCAGATACTATAATGCTTCATTTATACTCAAAAATGGATTTGGCGCTGATGGCGGCAATGGCGAAAATGCATGGCAAACAACTAAAGAATCGGATGAAATAAGCGACATATCTGTAAATAAAAGCAGTGCAGGCGCAGTAGAAAAATATATAAATAAAGTAATAAGCGATGCTGTTGAAGTTGGCGCTAGCGACATACATTTTGAATTTTATAGAAAATTTTCGAGAATAAGATTTCGAACAGACGGCAAATTAACCGAATATTCAAAAATTACCCCCGCCACAGCAAAATTAAACATAATATCGCGCATAAAAAATATGGCAAATCTTGATATAACAGAACAGAGATTTCCGCAAGACGGCAGAATTGCGGTTTCTTTAGGGGGACATGAAGTAGATATAAGAGTATCGTGTCTTCCGACTATGTTTGGTGAAAAAATAGTAATGAGAATATTAAACAAATCTTCACTTATATTTGACATAAATAAAATAGGTTTTTCTCAGGAGCATTTAAAAATTTTGAAGACCGCAATACATAAACCTTATGGTATGATTTTAGTAACCGGTCCGACAGGCGCAGGGAAAACTACGACTCTTTATTGTATTTTAAACGAACTGAATAACTTTGATTCTTTAAATATTTCTACTGCCGAAGATCCTATAGAATACGATTTTCCCGGTATCAATCAAGTTCAGATAAATGAAAAACTTAGAAACGAAAAAACAAATACCTATTTTAATTTTGCCGAAGTTATGAGGTCTTTCTTAAGACAAGACCCCGATGTAATTATGGTAGGAGAAATAAGGGATACCGAAACAGCTTTAATAGCAGTTCAATCTGCGCTCACCGGACATCTCGTGCTTTCCACAATTCATACAAATAATGCTTCTTCCACGATAACGAGACTTATAAATATGAAAATTGAAAATTTTTTAGCCGCTTCAAGTCTTAATTTGATAATAGCGCAAAGACTCATAAGAAAACTTTGCATGGAATGTAAGGAAGAATTATCTAATGAAGCAATAAAAAAACTTGGAATAATCGCTGATTGTAATAATTATTTTAAACTATATAAGGCTAAGGGATGTCCTGTATGCAACAATTCAGGCTATAAAGGGAGAGTTCCAATTTATGAAATGCTCAATATAACCCATGAAATTAGTGAAATGATAAATAATAACGCAACCGAATCGGAAATAGAAATGATAGCTGTTAAAAACGGCATGAAGACCTTGTCGGATTCTGCAAAAGAAAAATTTTTCAGCGGTATTACATCTTTGGAAGAAATATTTCCTTATTTAAATAAGAAAATAGATTAG